In a single window of the Cucurbita pepo subsp. pepo cultivar mu-cu-16 chromosome LG18, ASM280686v2, whole genome shotgun sequence genome:
- the LOC111780144 gene encoding probable alpha-mannosidase At5g13980 isoform X2: MIIQNENPSHRFRRDCRSNSIHMPTLILLILPFLFHLFSPILPFPSLTCFAYNTSAGLVPGKLNVHLVPHSHDDVGWLKTVDQYYVGSNHSIQGACVQNVLDSLIPALLADKNRKFIYVEQAFFQRWWRRQTPSIQTTVRHLVQSGQLEFINGGMCMHDEATAHYIDMIDQTTLGHRYLKQQFNVTPRIGWQIDPFGHSAVQAYLLGAELGFDSLFFARIDYQDRAKRKVDKTLELVWQASKTFGSSAQIFTGAFPENYEPPSSNFYFEVDSESPLVQDDIDLFDYNVPDRINDFVSAAIAQANITRTNHIMWTMGTDFNYQYAHTWFRQMDKFIHYVNQDGRVNALYSTPSIYTDAKYAADEYWPVKTDDYFPYADRVNAYWTGYFTSRPALKGYVRMMSSYYLAARQLEFFKGKSKSGPKTDSLADALALAQHHDAITGTEKQHVANDYAKRLSIGYKEAEKLVATSLACLSQLSSTGECQIPAAKIQQVFNEDIFVQDSTGKKVESQLLPVIDASLSFRDFHTTAYVGVSPKTIPTHWLAFSAIVPPLGFSTYIISSDKGAAAKSGRQTIYKSHQNATVEVGPGNLKLIYTAHDGKLARYINTRTSVEEALEQSYGFYSGNDGSVDYQASGAYVFRPNLTHPIRPEWPVLTTVLQGPLLDEVHQKINSWIYQVTRVYKGREHAEVEFIIGPIPVDDRIGKEVTTEITTTIQNDKRFYTDSNGRDFIERIRDYRKDWKLQVNQPVAGNYYPINLGIFMKDNTRELSVLVDRSVGGSSIRDGQLELMLHRRLLHDDSRGVDEALNEIVCVQDECIGLTIAGKYYLRIDPLGEGAKWRRSFGQEIYSPMLLAFTLLDKNDWTMSHLKTFSGIDPSYHLPENVAIITLQELENGKVLLRLAHLYEIGEDKDLSVMATVELRKLFPEKKTIKVTETSLSANQERAEMEKKRLVWKVEGNSKGEKALRGGPVNSAKLVVELAPMEIRTFLIDFTVK; the protein is encoded by the exons ATGAtcattcaaaatgaaaacccaTCACACCGCTTCCGCAGAGACTGTCGATCCAACTCCATCCATATGccgactctgatactattaaTTCTCCCCTTCCTCTTCCACCTCTTCTCACCCATCCTTCCATTTCCCTCTCTCACCTGCTTCGCCTACAATACCTCTGCCGGTCTTGTCCCCGGAAAACTCAACGTTCACCTGGTTCCTCACTCCCACGACGACGTCGGATGGTTGAAGACCGTGGATCAGTACTACGTGGGTTCCAACCATTCCATTCAG GGAGCTTGCGTTCAGAATGTCCTCGATTCTTTAATCCCTGCATTGTTGGCCGACAAGAACCGCAAGTTCATCTATGTCGAACAG GCCTTCTTCCAGCGTTGGTGGAGACGCCAGACCCCTTCCATCCAAACCACCGTCCGCCACCTTGTCCAATCCGGTCAACTAGAGTTCAT AAATGGAGGGATGTGCATGCATGACGAGGCTACTGCACATTACATCGATATGATTGACCAGACAACTCTGGGCCATCGATATCTCAAACAACAATTCAACGTAACTCCCAGAATTGGTTGGCAAATAGATCCTTTTGGACACTCTGCAGTGCAAGCCTACCTGCTAGGCGCTGAG CTCGGCTTCGACTCACTTTTCTTTGCGAGAATCGACTATCAAGATAGAGCTAAGCGGAAAGTTGATAAAACTCTCGAGCTTGTCTGGCAAGCTTCCAAAACTTTTGGTTCTTCTGCACAG ATCTTCACGGGCGCCTTTCCCGAAAATTACGAACCTCCCTCCAGTAATTTTTACTTTGAAGTGGATTCTGAATCCCCCTTGGTCCAG GATGACATCGACTTGTTCGATTATAACGTTCCTGACCGAATCAATGACTTCGTATCTGCTGCTATCGCACAA gCCAACATTACTCGCACAAACCATATTATGTGGACCATGGGAACTGATTTCAATTACCAATACGCACATACATGGTTCAGGCAAATGGACAAGTTTATTCATTACGTCAATCAA GATGGGCGTGTGAATGCCTTGTACTCAACGCCATCCATATACACTGATGCCAAATATGCAGCAGATGAGTACTGGCCTGTCAAGACCGACGACTATTTTCC ATATGCAGATAGGGTCAATGCTTACTGGACTGGATATTTTACTAGTAGGCCTGCCCTTAAAGGTTATGTCAGAATGATGAGCAGTTACTACTTG GCTGCGCGGCAATTGGAATTCTTTAAAGGAAAGAGCAAATCAGGACCTAAAACAGATTCTTTAGCAGATGCTTTGGCACTTGCTCAACATCATGATGCAATCACCGGAACCGAGAAGCAACATGTGGCTAATGATTATGCAAAAAGACTTTCAATTGGTTACAAGGAG GCAGAAAAATTAGTTGCAACATCGCTTGCCTGCTTATCACAATTGTCTTCCACAGGCGAGTGCCAGATTCCAGCGGCAAAAATTCAACAG GTTTTCAATGAAGATATCTTTGTCCAAGATTCAACGGGTAAAAAGGTTGAGTCACAGCTTCTACCTGTAATTGACGCCTCTTTGAGCTTTAGAGACTTCCACACTACTGCTTACGTGGGTGTATCGCCAAAAACGATCCCTACTCATTGGCTTGCATTTTCAGCAATAGTTCCACCTCTTGGTTTCAGCACTTATATCATCTCAAGTGATAAAGGAGCAG CTGCCAAGTCGGGAAGACAGACCATTTACAAATCTCATCAAAATGCTACTGTAGAAGTGGGTCCAGGAAACCTGAAACTTATTTATACTGCACATGATGGAAAACTTGCCCGGTATATTAATACCAGAACTTCG GTAGAAGAAGCTCTGGAGCAATCATATGGTTTCTACTCTGGAAATGATGGAAGCGTGGACTATCAG GCTTCTGGAGCATACGTGTTTCGCCCGAATCTTACACATCCCATCCGTCCTGAATGGCCG GTTCTTACGACTGTTTTGCAGGGACCACTACTTGATGAAGTTCATCAGAAAATCAATTCCTGGATATATCAG GTTACCAGGGTTTATAAGGGAAGGGAGCATGCTGAAGTTGAATTTATT ATTGGGCCAATACCTGTTGATGATAGAATTGGTAAAGAGGTCACTACTGAGATTACAACTACAATCCAAAATGACAAAAGATTTTATACAGATTCTAATGGCCGGGATTTCATAGAAAGG ATACGGGATTATCGGAAAGACTGGAAACTTCAAGTCAATCAACCAGTTGCGGGAAATTATTATCCA ATTAATCTTGGAATCTTCATGAAAGACAACACCAGAGAGCTCTCGGTTTTGGTGGACAGATCTGTTGGGGGATCCAGCATTCGGGATGGGCAACTGGAATTGATGCTTCACAG GAGGTTGCTCCATGATGATTCTCGAGGTGTTGATGAGGCtttaaatgaaattgtttGTGTTCAAGATGAATGCATTGGATTAACT ATAGCAGGGAAGTATTATCTCCGAATAGACCCATTAGGAGAGGGTGCTAAATGGCGCCGTTCATTTGGCCAGGAGATTTATTCTCCAATGTTGTTAGCCTTCACATTGCTG GATAAAAATGATTGGACAATGTCTCATCTGAAAACCTTTTCAGGAATAGATCCCTCCTATCATCTACCAGAGAACGTTGCGATTATAACCCTACAG GAGTTGGAGAATGGAAAAGTTCTCTTACGTCTGGCACACTTGTACGAG ATTGGAGAGGATAAGGATCTTTCAGTCATGGCTACTGTAGAACTAAGGAAGTTGTTTCCTGAAAAGAAG ACAATCAAGGTAACGGAGACAAGTTTATCTGCTAACCAAGAAAGAGcagaaatggagaagaagaggtTGGTGTGGAAAGTAGAAGGGAATTCTAAAGGAGAAAAGGCCTTGAGAGGAGGGCCTGTGAACTCAGCAAAGTTGGTGGTAGAACTAGCTCCCATGGAAATTCGAACCTTCCTGATTGATTTTACAGTCAAATAA
- the LOC111780144 gene encoding probable alpha-mannosidase At5g13980 isoform X3, protein MIIQNENPSHRFRRDCRSNSIHMPTLILLILPFLFHLFSPILPFPSLTCFAYNTSAGLVPGKLNVHLVPHSHDDVGWLKTVDQYYVGSNHSIQGACVQNVLDSLIPALLADKNRKFIYVEQAFFQRWWRRQTPSIQTTVRHLVQSGQLEFINGGMCMHDEATAHYIDMIDQTTLGHRYLKQQFNVTPRIGWQIDPFGHSAVQAYLLGAELGFDSLFFARIDYQDRAKRKVDKTLELVWQASKTFGSSAQIFTGAFPENYEPPSSNFYFEVDSESPLVQDDIDLFDYNVPDRINDFVSAAIAQANITRTNHIMWTMGTDFNYQYAHTWFRQMDKFIHYVNQDGRVNALYSTPSIYTDAKYAADEYWPVKTDDYFPYADRVNAYWTGYFTSRPALKGYVRMMSSYYLAARQLEFFKGKSKSGPKTDSLADALALAQHHDAITGTEKQHVANDYAKRLSIGYKEAEKLVATSLACLSQLSSTGECQIPAAKIQQCPLLNISYCPSSEVDLSDGKDLVVIVYNSLGWKREDVIRIPVFNEDIFVQDSTGKKVESQLLPVIDASLSFRDFHTTAYVGVSPKTIPTHWLAFSAIVPPLGFSTYIISSDKGAAAKSGRQTIYKSHQNATVEVGPGNLKLIYTAHDGKLARYINTRTSVEEALEQSYGFYSGNDGSVDYQASGAYVFRPNLTHPIRPEWPVLTTVLQGPLLDEVHQKINSWIYQIRDYRKDWKLQVNQPVAGNYYPINLGIFMKDNTRELSVLVDRSVGGSSIRDGQLELMLHRRLLHDDSRGVDEALNEIVCVQDECIGLTIAGKYYLRIDPLGEGAKWRRSFGQEIYSPMLLAFTLLDKNDWTMSHLKTFSGIDPSYHLPENVAIITLQELENGKVLLRLAHLYEIGEDKDLSVMATVELRKLFPEKKTIKVTETSLSANQERAEMEKKRLVWKVEGNSKGEKALRGGPVNSAKLVVELAPMEIRTFLIDFTVK, encoded by the exons ATGAtcattcaaaatgaaaacccaTCACACCGCTTCCGCAGAGACTGTCGATCCAACTCCATCCATATGccgactctgatactattaaTTCTCCCCTTCCTCTTCCACCTCTTCTCACCCATCCTTCCATTTCCCTCTCTCACCTGCTTCGCCTACAATACCTCTGCCGGTCTTGTCCCCGGAAAACTCAACGTTCACCTGGTTCCTCACTCCCACGACGACGTCGGATGGTTGAAGACCGTGGATCAGTACTACGTGGGTTCCAACCATTCCATTCAG GGAGCTTGCGTTCAGAATGTCCTCGATTCTTTAATCCCTGCATTGTTGGCCGACAAGAACCGCAAGTTCATCTATGTCGAACAG GCCTTCTTCCAGCGTTGGTGGAGACGCCAGACCCCTTCCATCCAAACCACCGTCCGCCACCTTGTCCAATCCGGTCAACTAGAGTTCAT AAATGGAGGGATGTGCATGCATGACGAGGCTACTGCACATTACATCGATATGATTGACCAGACAACTCTGGGCCATCGATATCTCAAACAACAATTCAACGTAACTCCCAGAATTGGTTGGCAAATAGATCCTTTTGGACACTCTGCAGTGCAAGCCTACCTGCTAGGCGCTGAG CTCGGCTTCGACTCACTTTTCTTTGCGAGAATCGACTATCAAGATAGAGCTAAGCGGAAAGTTGATAAAACTCTCGAGCTTGTCTGGCAAGCTTCCAAAACTTTTGGTTCTTCTGCACAG ATCTTCACGGGCGCCTTTCCCGAAAATTACGAACCTCCCTCCAGTAATTTTTACTTTGAAGTGGATTCTGAATCCCCCTTGGTCCAG GATGACATCGACTTGTTCGATTATAACGTTCCTGACCGAATCAATGACTTCGTATCTGCTGCTATCGCACAA gCCAACATTACTCGCACAAACCATATTATGTGGACCATGGGAACTGATTTCAATTACCAATACGCACATACATGGTTCAGGCAAATGGACAAGTTTATTCATTACGTCAATCAA GATGGGCGTGTGAATGCCTTGTACTCAACGCCATCCATATACACTGATGCCAAATATGCAGCAGATGAGTACTGGCCTGTCAAGACCGACGACTATTTTCC ATATGCAGATAGGGTCAATGCTTACTGGACTGGATATTTTACTAGTAGGCCTGCCCTTAAAGGTTATGTCAGAATGATGAGCAGTTACTACTTG GCTGCGCGGCAATTGGAATTCTTTAAAGGAAAGAGCAAATCAGGACCTAAAACAGATTCTTTAGCAGATGCTTTGGCACTTGCTCAACATCATGATGCAATCACCGGAACCGAGAAGCAACATGTGGCTAATGATTATGCAAAAAGACTTTCAATTGGTTACAAGGAG GCAGAAAAATTAGTTGCAACATCGCTTGCCTGCTTATCACAATTGTCTTCCACAGGCGAGTGCCAGATTCCAGCGGCAAAAATTCAACAG TGTCCACTTCTAAATATTAGTTATTGTCCTTCATCAGAAGTTGATCTATCAGATGGCAAAGACTTG GTGGTCATTGTCTATAATTCTTTGGGATGGAAGAGAGAGGATGTAATAAGAATTCCC GTTTTCAATGAAGATATCTTTGTCCAAGATTCAACGGGTAAAAAGGTTGAGTCACAGCTTCTACCTGTAATTGACGCCTCTTTGAGCTTTAGAGACTTCCACACTACTGCTTACGTGGGTGTATCGCCAAAAACGATCCCTACTCATTGGCTTGCATTTTCAGCAATAGTTCCACCTCTTGGTTTCAGCACTTATATCATCTCAAGTGATAAAGGAGCAG CTGCCAAGTCGGGAAGACAGACCATTTACAAATCTCATCAAAATGCTACTGTAGAAGTGGGTCCAGGAAACCTGAAACTTATTTATACTGCACATGATGGAAAACTTGCCCGGTATATTAATACCAGAACTTCG GTAGAAGAAGCTCTGGAGCAATCATATGGTTTCTACTCTGGAAATGATGGAAGCGTGGACTATCAG GCTTCTGGAGCATACGTGTTTCGCCCGAATCTTACACATCCCATCCGTCCTGAATGGCCG GTTCTTACGACTGTTTTGCAGGGACCACTACTTGATGAAGTTCATCAGAAAATCAATTCCTGGATATATCAG ATACGGGATTATCGGAAAGACTGGAAACTTCAAGTCAATCAACCAGTTGCGGGAAATTATTATCCA ATTAATCTTGGAATCTTCATGAAAGACAACACCAGAGAGCTCTCGGTTTTGGTGGACAGATCTGTTGGGGGATCCAGCATTCGGGATGGGCAACTGGAATTGATGCTTCACAG GAGGTTGCTCCATGATGATTCTCGAGGTGTTGATGAGGCtttaaatgaaattgtttGTGTTCAAGATGAATGCATTGGATTAACT ATAGCAGGGAAGTATTATCTCCGAATAGACCCATTAGGAGAGGGTGCTAAATGGCGCCGTTCATTTGGCCAGGAGATTTATTCTCCAATGTTGTTAGCCTTCACATTGCTG GATAAAAATGATTGGACAATGTCTCATCTGAAAACCTTTTCAGGAATAGATCCCTCCTATCATCTACCAGAGAACGTTGCGATTATAACCCTACAG GAGTTGGAGAATGGAAAAGTTCTCTTACGTCTGGCACACTTGTACGAG ATTGGAGAGGATAAGGATCTTTCAGTCATGGCTACTGTAGAACTAAGGAAGTTGTTTCCTGAAAAGAAG ACAATCAAGGTAACGGAGACAAGTTTATCTGCTAACCAAGAAAGAGcagaaatggagaagaagaggtTGGTGTGGAAAGTAGAAGGGAATTCTAAAGGAGAAAAGGCCTTGAGAGGAGGGCCTGTGAACTCAGCAAAGTTGGTGGTAGAACTAGCTCCCATGGAAATTCGAACCTTCCTGATTGATTTTACAGTCAAATAA
- the LOC111780144 gene encoding probable alpha-mannosidase At5g13980 isoform X1 → MIIQNENPSHRFRRDCRSNSIHMPTLILLILPFLFHLFSPILPFPSLTCFAYNTSAGLVPGKLNVHLVPHSHDDVGWLKTVDQYYVGSNHSIQGACVQNVLDSLIPALLADKNRKFIYVEQAFFQRWWRRQTPSIQTTVRHLVQSGQLEFINGGMCMHDEATAHYIDMIDQTTLGHRYLKQQFNVTPRIGWQIDPFGHSAVQAYLLGAELGFDSLFFARIDYQDRAKRKVDKTLELVWQASKTFGSSAQIFTGAFPENYEPPSSNFYFEVDSESPLVQDDIDLFDYNVPDRINDFVSAAIAQANITRTNHIMWTMGTDFNYQYAHTWFRQMDKFIHYVNQDGRVNALYSTPSIYTDAKYAADEYWPVKTDDYFPYADRVNAYWTGYFTSRPALKGYVRMMSSYYLAARQLEFFKGKSKSGPKTDSLADALALAQHHDAITGTEKQHVANDYAKRLSIGYKEAEKLVATSLACLSQLSSTGECQIPAAKIQQCPLLNISYCPSSEVDLSDGKDLVVIVYNSLGWKREDVIRIPVFNEDIFVQDSTGKKVESQLLPVIDASLSFRDFHTTAYVGVSPKTIPTHWLAFSAIVPPLGFSTYIISSDKGAAAKSGRQTIYKSHQNATVEVGPGNLKLIYTAHDGKLARYINTRTSVEEALEQSYGFYSGNDGSVDYQASGAYVFRPNLTHPIRPEWPVLTTVLQGPLLDEVHQKINSWIYQVTRVYKGREHAEVEFIIGPIPVDDRIGKEVTTEITTTIQNDKRFYTDSNGRDFIERIRDYRKDWKLQVNQPVAGNYYPINLGIFMKDNTRELSVLVDRSVGGSSIRDGQLELMLHRRLLHDDSRGVDEALNEIVCVQDECIGLTIAGKYYLRIDPLGEGAKWRRSFGQEIYSPMLLAFTLLDKNDWTMSHLKTFSGIDPSYHLPENVAIITLQELENGKVLLRLAHLYEIGEDKDLSVMATVELRKLFPEKKTIKVTETSLSANQERAEMEKKRLVWKVEGNSKGEKALRGGPVNSAKLVVELAPMEIRTFLIDFTVK, encoded by the exons ATGAtcattcaaaatgaaaacccaTCACACCGCTTCCGCAGAGACTGTCGATCCAACTCCATCCATATGccgactctgatactattaaTTCTCCCCTTCCTCTTCCACCTCTTCTCACCCATCCTTCCATTTCCCTCTCTCACCTGCTTCGCCTACAATACCTCTGCCGGTCTTGTCCCCGGAAAACTCAACGTTCACCTGGTTCCTCACTCCCACGACGACGTCGGATGGTTGAAGACCGTGGATCAGTACTACGTGGGTTCCAACCATTCCATTCAG GGAGCTTGCGTTCAGAATGTCCTCGATTCTTTAATCCCTGCATTGTTGGCCGACAAGAACCGCAAGTTCATCTATGTCGAACAG GCCTTCTTCCAGCGTTGGTGGAGACGCCAGACCCCTTCCATCCAAACCACCGTCCGCCACCTTGTCCAATCCGGTCAACTAGAGTTCAT AAATGGAGGGATGTGCATGCATGACGAGGCTACTGCACATTACATCGATATGATTGACCAGACAACTCTGGGCCATCGATATCTCAAACAACAATTCAACGTAACTCCCAGAATTGGTTGGCAAATAGATCCTTTTGGACACTCTGCAGTGCAAGCCTACCTGCTAGGCGCTGAG CTCGGCTTCGACTCACTTTTCTTTGCGAGAATCGACTATCAAGATAGAGCTAAGCGGAAAGTTGATAAAACTCTCGAGCTTGTCTGGCAAGCTTCCAAAACTTTTGGTTCTTCTGCACAG ATCTTCACGGGCGCCTTTCCCGAAAATTACGAACCTCCCTCCAGTAATTTTTACTTTGAAGTGGATTCTGAATCCCCCTTGGTCCAG GATGACATCGACTTGTTCGATTATAACGTTCCTGACCGAATCAATGACTTCGTATCTGCTGCTATCGCACAA gCCAACATTACTCGCACAAACCATATTATGTGGACCATGGGAACTGATTTCAATTACCAATACGCACATACATGGTTCAGGCAAATGGACAAGTTTATTCATTACGTCAATCAA GATGGGCGTGTGAATGCCTTGTACTCAACGCCATCCATATACACTGATGCCAAATATGCAGCAGATGAGTACTGGCCTGTCAAGACCGACGACTATTTTCC ATATGCAGATAGGGTCAATGCTTACTGGACTGGATATTTTACTAGTAGGCCTGCCCTTAAAGGTTATGTCAGAATGATGAGCAGTTACTACTTG GCTGCGCGGCAATTGGAATTCTTTAAAGGAAAGAGCAAATCAGGACCTAAAACAGATTCTTTAGCAGATGCTTTGGCACTTGCTCAACATCATGATGCAATCACCGGAACCGAGAAGCAACATGTGGCTAATGATTATGCAAAAAGACTTTCAATTGGTTACAAGGAG GCAGAAAAATTAGTTGCAACATCGCTTGCCTGCTTATCACAATTGTCTTCCACAGGCGAGTGCCAGATTCCAGCGGCAAAAATTCAACAG TGTCCACTTCTAAATATTAGTTATTGTCCTTCATCAGAAGTTGATCTATCAGATGGCAAAGACTTG GTGGTCATTGTCTATAATTCTTTGGGATGGAAGAGAGAGGATGTAATAAGAATTCCC GTTTTCAATGAAGATATCTTTGTCCAAGATTCAACGGGTAAAAAGGTTGAGTCACAGCTTCTACCTGTAATTGACGCCTCTTTGAGCTTTAGAGACTTCCACACTACTGCTTACGTGGGTGTATCGCCAAAAACGATCCCTACTCATTGGCTTGCATTTTCAGCAATAGTTCCACCTCTTGGTTTCAGCACTTATATCATCTCAAGTGATAAAGGAGCAG CTGCCAAGTCGGGAAGACAGACCATTTACAAATCTCATCAAAATGCTACTGTAGAAGTGGGTCCAGGAAACCTGAAACTTATTTATACTGCACATGATGGAAAACTTGCCCGGTATATTAATACCAGAACTTCG GTAGAAGAAGCTCTGGAGCAATCATATGGTTTCTACTCTGGAAATGATGGAAGCGTGGACTATCAG GCTTCTGGAGCATACGTGTTTCGCCCGAATCTTACACATCCCATCCGTCCTGAATGGCCG GTTCTTACGACTGTTTTGCAGGGACCACTACTTGATGAAGTTCATCAGAAAATCAATTCCTGGATATATCAG GTTACCAGGGTTTATAAGGGAAGGGAGCATGCTGAAGTTGAATTTATT ATTGGGCCAATACCTGTTGATGATAGAATTGGTAAAGAGGTCACTACTGAGATTACAACTACAATCCAAAATGACAAAAGATTTTATACAGATTCTAATGGCCGGGATTTCATAGAAAGG ATACGGGATTATCGGAAAGACTGGAAACTTCAAGTCAATCAACCAGTTGCGGGAAATTATTATCCA ATTAATCTTGGAATCTTCATGAAAGACAACACCAGAGAGCTCTCGGTTTTGGTGGACAGATCTGTTGGGGGATCCAGCATTCGGGATGGGCAACTGGAATTGATGCTTCACAG GAGGTTGCTCCATGATGATTCTCGAGGTGTTGATGAGGCtttaaatgaaattgtttGTGTTCAAGATGAATGCATTGGATTAACT ATAGCAGGGAAGTATTATCTCCGAATAGACCCATTAGGAGAGGGTGCTAAATGGCGCCGTTCATTTGGCCAGGAGATTTATTCTCCAATGTTGTTAGCCTTCACATTGCTG GATAAAAATGATTGGACAATGTCTCATCTGAAAACCTTTTCAGGAATAGATCCCTCCTATCATCTACCAGAGAACGTTGCGATTATAACCCTACAG GAGTTGGAGAATGGAAAAGTTCTCTTACGTCTGGCACACTTGTACGAG ATTGGAGAGGATAAGGATCTTTCAGTCATGGCTACTGTAGAACTAAGGAAGTTGTTTCCTGAAAAGAAG ACAATCAAGGTAACGGAGACAAGTTTATCTGCTAACCAAGAAAGAGcagaaatggagaagaagaggtTGGTGTGGAAAGTAGAAGGGAATTCTAAAGGAGAAAAGGCCTTGAGAGGAGGGCCTGTGAACTCAGCAAAGTTGGTGGTAGAACTAGCTCCCATGGAAATTCGAACCTTCCTGATTGATTTTACAGTCAAATAA